In Mycolicibacterium lutetiense, the sequence AACCGGACACACACCCGATCGAGGTGGATGGGGTTCTGCACCTCACCCGGAATCGGCGGGCCGGGGAGACCGGTGTTGACGCACAACGGCAATTCCAGCTCAGCGCATTTGGTGTAGAGCGGGTAGTACACCGCGTCGCTCGGTGGGTACTGCCCGTCTCCCCAGAAGCTTGGTCCGACAACGGTATAGGCGACCGGAAGGTCGGCCACGACGGCTGCGAGTTCACGCAACGACGGGATGGGACGCAACAGGTTGACCCCGCCCATCGCCAGCGCGAAGCGCTCGGGATGCGCCTCGACGAACTTTCGCGCCGTCACCGACGGCTTGACCAGGGAATCCATCAGGATGGCCTTCTGCACCCCATGGGTGTCCATCTCGTCGAGCATCTCCGACAGGTCGATGGGGTCGTACATCGACGTCGGGCCCTTGAAGTAATCGTCGCGCACCTTCTTCATGAAGGTGGGCTGGTTCTCGGTCTCGCCGAAGTGCACATTGGCCAGACAATCAATCACCTTGTGGGTCATGCCTTGATCTCCGCTTGTTCCGAGGCCAGGCCCTTGGCCCAGCGGTAGTCAGCTTTGCCGTTGCCGAGCCGACGAATCTCCTCGACGAACAGCACATCCTTGGGGAGTTTGAACCGGGCCAGCCGGGTGGCGCAATGCTCCCGAAGTGCAGCCGCGTCGACCGCGTCCCGCACAGCCACCAGCGCCACGAGCTCTTCGCCCCACCGCTCACTCGGGCGACCCACCGCCAGCGCATCCACCACATGAGGATGCGCACGCAGCACTTCTTCGATCTCCTCGACGAACACCTTCTCGCCACCGGTATTGACCACCAACGAATCCCGGCCGAACAAGCGCAAGGTGCCGTCGGCCTCCAGCGAGGCGCGGTCACCCGAGACCACCACCCGCTCGCCGGCTACCTCGGGGAAGGTCTTCACCGTGGCCGCCTCGTCGTTGAAATAGCCGAGTGGGATGCGGCCGTTGCGTGCAGCCCAGCCGACCTCGGTGTCGCCGGCGTCCAGGAACCGTGAGTAGTCGTCAGCCAGGACCAGGCCGCCGGCCCGCAGCTGGAAGGTCTCGGCAGTCGGGGTTTCCCGCTGGGTGTGGCCGAACCCCATGTTGCCGGTTTCCGACGAACCGAATCCGTTGATGACGGTGATCTGCGGGATGTGTTCCAGCAGTGCGCGTTGGTGTTTCGGGTTGGTGGCGGCACCACCGGTACCGATGGCGAACATCGAGGACAGGTCGTACGACCGTCGGCCCAACTCCTCGACGATCGGCGCGGCGTAGGCATCGCCCACCATCGTCATCAGGCCGATCTTCTCCCGCTGCGCGGTTTCGAGCACCGTACGCGGGTCGAACCGCGGCTTGGTGTCGTGCAGCACCACGGTCTGCCCGGACAGCAGTCCGGAGAACGCCGTCCACATCCCGGCGGCGTGCATCAACGGCGACACCGCGAACCACGGCGGGCCGGCGTGAGCCACCTTGTCGTGAATCTCGCTCACCTGGTCATGGTCGGCACCGTTCATCGACGACACGTAGATGTCGCCCTGGCGCCACATCACCCCTTTGGGTCGGCCGGTCGTGCCGCCCGTGCAGACCATCAGTAGATCATCGGGTGACGGGGTGACGCCTTGGTCGGTATCCCCTTGAGCCAGAGCCTCTTCCAATGTCACCGAGCCCGGTAGCTCGGTACCGTCGCCGTCGTCGATGGAGATCAACACCTCGGCCTGCAGCGCTTCATCCCCCAATACAGAAGCGAACTTCGCCCCCAGGGAACGGTGGTAGATCACCGCACGGGGCTTCAGGTAGGCCAGCAGGTCGGCCACCTCACCCGGTGCGTAGTAGTAGTTCACGTTCACCGGAACCGTGCGCGCCTTGAGGCAGCCGATCACCATCTCGGGGTACAGATCGTTGTGCATGACGAGCGCGACGACGTCCTGACCGCATTCCCAACGGTTGAGTTCGCGACGTTCCCGATGCACGCCCAATCCGCGCGAGGCCAGGAAGTTCGCCAACCGGCGGGTCAGGTCGGATCCTTGCGCGAAGGTGGTGCGACGGTCGCCGCACACCGTCATCTCCCGGTCGGGTACCGCTTCGGCGATCGCGTCGATGACGGCGCCGATGGTCCATTCGCCCATGGGGCGACTACGCCGATACCAGATGCGTGACGCCGGGCGCAGTCCGAGTGGCATCGCCGAGCAACTCGAGAGCGTTGTCCCGCATGACTTTCCGGGTGTCTTCGAGACTGAACTCGGGGAACTGCGGAATATCCGCAGTGAACGTGGTCGGGTCGGCCAGACCCTCACCGTGCGGCCAATCCGAGCCGAACAGGATCTTGTCGACGCCGATGGTGTCGGCGAGCAGCTTCACGTCGTCCTCGTAGTACGGCGCGATCCAGACGTTGCTGCGCAGCTGCTCCACCGGATCCTCCTTGAAGTGGTACGGCGCATTGTTGGCCGCCTTCTTCAGCCGCTTGATCAACCGGTAGACGAAGTACGAGCCGTTCTCGATGCTGACGACCTTGAGCTTGGGGTGCCGGGTGAACACCTGGTGCACGATCATCGAGGCCATGGTGTCGTGGATCGCCCGGTCATCCATGATCACCATGTCGAGCGGATCGCGCTTGCCGAATCCCTTGAATACGCCGCTGCCACCCCACAGCGCCGGGACCGCCATGTACCCGGAGTCCGACAGGTGGAACACCACGGCGACACCGGCTTCGGCCAGCCGGGCCCACACCGGATCGTGAAGCGGATCTCCGAGCGAGCGCGGCCTGACCGCACCCGGTACCGGCGCCGGACGCACACACACCAGCTTGGCGCCGCGGCCGATCACGAACTCGACTTCCTCGACCGCCTTTTCGGGATCGGCCAGCGAGATGATCGGTGCGGACACGAAGCGGCCGTCGGGCCGGTCGAAGCCCCAGTCCTCGTCGAGCCACAGGTTGAAGGCGTGCACCGAGGCCATGGTGGCGTCGATATCGTGCTTGAGCCCCTCCTCCACGCCGCACGCGAAAGTCGGGAGCATGAAAACGGTTTCGAGTCGTTGGCGGTCGAGCACCGTGAGCCGCGCGTCGCGGTCCTGATACTCGGGGTGCTCGGCCAGGCGGTCGACCTTCATCAGGGAAGCCGGATCCACCCCTTCGGGGATCTCACCACGGAACAACAGATCCAGGCAGCCCGGTTCGATGATCGGATCGAAGGTGGGGTTGGGGATGAAATGATTGACGGTACCGCCCATCATCGCCAGGGTCCGTTTACCGTCCTGCACCATCTGGACACCGCGGCTCTTGAATTCCTTGGGCAGGTGCCGGGTGAACGCGTCCACCGGTTCGTAGTAATGGTTGTCGACATCGACGGCCAGGTACGGAAGCCGTTCGGGAGCTTCGGTCATGTCATCAACCTTCTTTCAGGTGCGGGAAGTTCGGGGGCCGTTTTTCGAAGAATGCGGTGATGCCCTCGACGAGGTCGGGCCGCACCATCGACTCGTGCATCAGGGTCTCGGCGCGGGCGCTGACGTCACGCACATCGTCGTGAGCATCGCCGTACAGCTGGCGCTTGATCACCGCCATTGAGGCGGGTGAGCAGTTACGGGCCAGATCTTCGGCGTACTCCAGCGCCCGGGGAAGCAGATCCTCCGGTGCGACAACCTCTTTCACCAATCCGAGCTGAAGAGCTTCCTCGGCGAAGAAGGTCCGGCCGGACAGCAGCAGGTCCGCCGACGCGCCCCAGCCGGCCAGTCGCGGCAGGATCCAGGTGATTCCGTATTCGCCGATCAACCCTCGACGAGGAAAGGCGGTGGCGAATTTCGCTCCGGCCGCAGCGAACCGGACGTCGCACATCAATGCGTGGGTCAGGCCGATGCCGACACACGCCCCGTTGATGGCGGCGATGACCGGCTTACGCAGTTCGGTCAAGAAGTGCGGGTGACGCTCGCCGACGATCTTGCTGACATCGGTGTCCTCGTTGATGCTCGCGCCCAGATCCTGCATCGCGCCCATGTAGGCGCCGGCGCAGAATCCCCGTCCGCTACCGGTCAGCACGATCACCCGGACCGCCGGATCGGCTTCAGCGCGATCGAAACCCGCGTAGACGCCGGCGGAGATGTCCGCACCCCAGGAGTTCAGGCGATCGGGACGGTTGAGGGTGATCACCGCAACCCCGCCGTCGGTCACCTCGTAGAGGACCGCCTCAGTTCCCACACTGTCAGCGACCGTCACGCGCAGATACCTCCCGATGCCACAACCAGACGTTCAGACATACATACTGTATACCTATCGGTAGTGCATTCCGCAACCCCGGCGTTGGCCCCACGACCTGCGCAAAGAAGGGTCAAGCGTCGATCAAACCGAGCTTTCGATAGGCCGTCTCTATCTGGGTCTTCGCCGCCGCAGGCAGCATTGCCTGGGGCGGACGGGAATGCGGGTAGTCACCGACGGGCAATCCCAGCACCGAGGCCGCGTATTTGAACGCATCGGCCCAGTGGGTGAAATAGTCGGCGCGGCCTGGGTAGCAGGTGAACCAGGACCCCATGTCCAGGCTGAACTGGTCCAAACCGGAGTCCCGCGCGAAGTCCATCGCCTCGATGAGCCGGTCGGCGTACACCAGGTCCCAGTACTCGGTGAAAATGCGGCGTTGCGGGGTTTCATAGAGGTATCCGGCGGTACCCAGTTGGGCCGCGCAGACGATGCCGTCACGCAGCCAGCCGGCCCGGTACACCGTGGTGTCGCATTCCCATACCGCCAAATACGGCGCCAGGTCATGCAGCCGACGGCTCGCCGCAGGCCGGAACGCGCCTTCCTTGGTGGCGCACACCGCCGGGATCGCCTCGGCGATCCGGGCGCTTTCGTCGGGAGTCAGCACGTAGCCCGAGGACGGGGAATTGAACATTCCCAGGGCGATATCCGTGCGATCGGCGATATAGCGATAGAACCGCAATACCCCTTCGCCCCCGTGCGCCTCCATCATCGGTGTCTGGATGTAGACGATGTCGGCGCCGGCCTGCTGCGCATGCAGCGTGAGTTCCAGGCAGTCTTTCGCTGACGTCGCCGCGGTGCAGGCCTGGACCACGACGTCGGGGTTCGCCCGGCGCCCCTCCTCGATCGCCACTTCGAGAAGTTGCTTGCGTTCGGCGAGGGTCAGTGCCCAGAACTCAGCCAAACCGCTGGTACACCACAGCATCTGGTGGCCGAGATCACCGACGCAGTAGCGCACGAGGTAACGGTAGGCATCCCAGTCGATGTCGTCACCGTCGGTTCCACAGAACGGGGTGTAGAGCGAGTCGCCGATTCCGCGCAGCGCTCCTCGCGCCCAGTCCCGCGCCTCGGATGCCGTTGCCATATCGCCCCTTTAGATGAAGTCCGATCCGCCGTCCACGTTGACGTTGGCCCCGGTCATGTAGGAGTTGCGCTTCGATGCGAGAAAAGCTGCAACAGGCCCGATTTCGCTGGGGAGTCCGGCGCGCGGCACGTGTGCGGGATGCCCGAAATGCTCGTCGATGGCCGCCATCAAGGCGTACGGATCGTTGCCGTCGACACCCACCGTGTCGGCCCAGCCTCGTAGCGCCTCCGACGAGATGCTGCCCGGGGAAACCACATTGACCATGATCTCGTCCTTGGCCAACAACAGCGACAGGTTCTTGGACACACTGTTCACGGCGGCCTTGGCAGCCGTGTAGGCCGGCAGCCGGGTGCTCTGCCGCTGGGTGGAGTGGGCCGAGAAGTTGACAATGCGCGCCCATTCGGCCTTTCGCAGCAACGGCAGCGCCGTACGCACACACCGCACCATGCCCATCAGGCCCGTGTCGAACGCTTCCTGCCACTGGTCGTCGGCCAGTTCTTCGAAGTTGCCCGCAGCCCCGGGGCCGACCGTGTTGATCAATACGTTGAGCTCGCCCCAACGCTCGCCCACCTCGGCGAAGGCCCGCTCGACCTGAGAGCCGTCCGAGGTATCGGCCACGATCGCCACCGCCTCCGGCGATCCCAGGCGGGCCAACTCCGTCGCGGCAGCGTCCAGTACGTCGCGGGACCGCCCGACGATCGCGATTCGTGCGCCGTCCTCAGCCAGGCACTGGGCCGTCGCGAATCCCATTCCGCGGCCACCGCCCACGACGACGGTGGCCGCACCGGCGAACCCGAGATCCATGGGACCGTCAGGAACCCGTCCAATTGGGAGCACGCTTCTCGGCGAACGCCGTGGCCCCCTCGATGGCGTCCTTGGACGTGAAGACCGGAGTGATCAACTCGCTCTGGTTCTTCCACATGTCCGCTTCGGACCACTCGGCGGACTTGACGATGATTTCCTTGGTCACCGCGACCGCCAGCGGACCGTTGGCGGTGATCCGCTCGGCCAACTCGATGGCGCCGTCCAGAGCCTCACCGGGTTCGGTCAGCTTGTTGACGAAGCCCCATGCGGAGGCTTCCTCGGCGGTGAAATTGTCACCGGTGAGCGCCAACTCGAGAGCCTTCTGATACGGAATGCGCTTGGGTAGCCGCAGCAGACCGCCACCGGCGGCCACCAGTCCACGCTTGACCTCGGGGATACCGAACTTCGCGGCCCGTGAGGCCACGATCAGATCGGTGGCCAGGACGATCTCAGTGCCACCGGCCAGTGCGTAGCCTTCGACTGCCGCGATGAGCGGCTTCCGGGGCGGCTGTTCGGTGAAACCGATCCCCCGCCCGGGAACGTGGGGCAGCTCGCCGGTCGCGAATGCCTTGAGATCCATGCCGGCACAGAAGTTGCCCCCGGCGCCGGTGATGATGCCCACCGACAATTCGGGAGTGCCGTCCAACTCGTCCACGGCGTCGGCGAGCCCTTGGGCCACCGCAAGGTTGAACGCATTGCGCGCTTCCGGACGATTGATCGTGATGATGAGCGTGCGACCCCGACGCTCCCGCAGAACTACTTCCGACACCAACTGCCCCTTCGCTCACGAAGCCCAATAACCCGGAAAAGCCTACTATAGGGTTTACAGTACAAAGCTGAAACCCCGTCCACCGCCCCCGAGCGACGCCTCGCCGCCGATGGCGGACAGCAGCAACGGAGAGGCTACCCGTAAGGTTGACGGCGACAAGACCCCGCGACACGCGCACATAGGCGCAGTTCAGATGGCGGCCGGCGGTAAATTCACCTGCGATTGACCCGCGGCGCAGGGACGGCTTGAGCAGAATCGATTTCGATGGAGGTGCCCGCAGTGGCAAAGCAACCGACCGCTGAGAAACGTCAACGGCGCGAACGCGGGTCCATCAACCCCGACGACATCATCAAGGGCGCATTCGAACTCGCCGAGCAGGTGTCGATCGACAATCTCAGCATGCCACTCCTGGGCAAACACCTCGGCGTCGGCGTCACGAGCATCTACTGGTACTTCCGCAAGAAGGACGACCTGCTCAACGCGATGACCGACCGCGCACTCCGCGAGTTCGTGGTCGCGACCCCTTACGTCGAAGCCAAGGATTGGCGCGAGTCGTTGGCCAACCATGCCAGGACCATGCGAAAAGCCTTCATGGGTAATCCGATTCTGTGTGATCTCATTCTCATTCGCTCGGCCCTGAGCGCGCGCGCCGCGCGCCTGGGCGTGCAGGAGATGGAGACCGCCATCTCCGGTCTGGTGGAGGCCGGACTACCGGTCGACGACGCCTTCGATACATATTCGGCCGTGTCGGTGCACGTCCGCGGATCGGTGGTGTTGCACCGCCTCTACGAGAAGAACCGGGCCAATGACAACGCGCCCGGCGATTACGAAGAGACCATGGTCATCGATCCGGAAGTCACGCCGCTGCTGGCTCAGGTCACCAACGAGGGGCATCGCATCGGCGCAGCCGACGAGAAGAACTTCGAGTACGGCCTGGAGTGCATCCTCGACCACGCGGCCGCACGGATCGCACAACCGCCGGCGACCAAGACAAAGCGCAAATAAGCGCACGCCTGCGACGGCGCACCAACCCGGATTCCCGTTCGCGGCCGGGCGATTTCGCGTACCCCACACCGGCTGAGCGTCGTTCAGCCGGCGTGATCCATTGCGCCATCCTCGATTGTTACATTGACAAATGTAACAGTCTGTGGTGACGTACAACCCGTGACCGCAGTTGCCTCGCCCGACCTGCCGGCTGTGCCCACCGAGCGCTCTCTGAGGGCCGTCGTCGCGGCCGCCACCACCCGGTGGACGTTGGGCTGCCTCACCGGCGCCGTCCCGATGAATCGACCCGGAGTGTGGCTTTCCCGCAGGCTGATAGCCACGATCATGGAGACGTTGGGCTCGATGCCCGACGGCACCAGGGTCGTCCCGGTCCGCCGACCCGGAGTCCGCGGCGAATGGGTGCTCGGACCGGGCGTGGAGTTCGGTGCGCGCGCCGGGTATTACATCCACGGCAGCGCCTACGTGATCTGCTCGGCGCGGACGCACCGCAAGCTGGTGGCGCGCCTGTCCGAAGCCACCGGCATACCGTTCTTCTCGGTCGACTACCGCTTGGCGCCCGAACACAAATTCCCGACAGCGGCCGAAGACGTGGAGGCCGGCTACCGTTGGCTACGTTCCGAGGGCTACGAGCCGTCGCGCACCGTGATCGCCGCGGATTCCGCAGGTGGTCATTTGACCTGTGACATGTTGCTCGCCAACATCGACGAACCGAATTTCCAGCCGGCTGCGGTGGTGCTCTTCTCGCCGCTCATCGATCTCACGCTGGGTCTTGCCGAACAGCAAGAGGCGGTCCGCCGCGATCCGGCGATATCGGCAACTGCCGCGCGGCACCTGGTCGGGCTGTACACCACGGCCCAAGACCCTGACCAGCCGCGCCTACGCCTCGATTTCGAGAAGGCGGATCGTCTGCCGCCCATGCTGGTTCAGGTGGGTGAGTTCGAGATGCTCAGCGCGGATGCCCGCTATCTGGACGCAGAGGTCAACCGGGCCGGAGGGGCGAGCACGCTCGAGGTCTGGCCCGCCATGGTGCACGTCTTCCAGGCCCTGCCCCGGCTGGCGCCCGAAGCGGCAATCGCATTGCGGCGGGCAGCGGGGTTCATTTCCTCCGCGCTGGCCGCCGGCGCGTCCGACTCTCACGTGGAGGTGTGCTGATGTTCGGAATCGACTCGCTGCTCAATGCTTTTCGCGGTAACCGGCGCTGTACCGACGCGAAGGCGGTGGTGACCGGTGCCGGAAGCGGCATCGGGCGGTCGTTCGCCCTTGAGCTCGCCCGCAGAGGTGGCGAGGTCATGTGTGCCGATATCGATGCGGCCCGGGCCGACGAGACGGTGGAACTGATCGACGCACTCCCCACCGGGAGGGGCCACGCCGTGGTCTGCGACGTGTCCGATCGCAGCGCGGTCGAGCAGTTGGCCAAGCAGGCCAACGACATCTTCGGCGGCCCACCGACTCTGGTGATCAACAACGCCGGTGTAGGCGTCGGCGGCAAACCCGTCGGCGCCATCGGATTCGACGACTGGGACTGGGCCCTCGGGATCAACCTGTGGGGTGTCGTGTACGGGTGTGAGGTCTTCACACCGATCCTGCGCGAGGCCGGCCGAGGCGGGATCATCAACGTGGCCTCCGCCGCGGGATTCGCTGCCGCACCGTCGATGGCCCCGTACAACGTCTCCAAGGCGGGCGTGATGTCGCTGTCGGAGACGCTCGCCGCTGAGCTCGCCGGCGCAGGCGTCGCGGTGACCGTGCTGTGTCCCACCTTCGTGAAAACCAACGTCTTCCAGGACGGGCGCATCACCCCCGGCTCGATGAACCTCAGCCAGCAGCTGGCCCGATGGACCGGGCTGTCTCCGGACAACGTCGCGGCGCGCACCTTGGACGCGCACGACGGCGGCCGGCTGTACGTGGTGCCCCAGATCGACGCCACCGTCATCTGGCACCTCAAGCGACACTTCCCCGGTCTCTATGTCCGGGGCGCCGGACTGCTCGGCCGAGTTCTCCCCAAAGACTGAAGCCTTCCCGACAACTGCTCTCCCGAAAGGACGCATCATGGCGATGGATCTCGACAACATGCTGCAGATGATCAAAGACCGGCAGTGGGCCCTGATCGACATCGACTGGGACGCACCGGGAGCCGAGCTGATCGACCCCGAACTCCACGCCAAGCTCAAACCGTTCATGACCGACCTGATGTGGATCGAGAACGTCGGAGCCCGGGGTTTTGCCGCGCTGGCGAAGAAGGCACCGAATCCGACCCTCAAGAGCATCTACGAGCATTTCCACGCCGAAGAACAGAAGCACGCCAATGCCGAGCTCGCACTGATGCGCCGATGGGGCATGCTCGAAGACGACGAGATCCCGCCGCCGACCGTCAACGTCCAGCTGGTCATCAACTGGCTCGACAAGCATTCCGACGGGATGGGTCTCACCTTCCTGGGCACCGTGATCCCCATGCTCGAAGTGGCGCTGGACGGGGCGCTGATCAAGTTCATCACCGATGAGGTCAAAGACCCGGTGGCACAAGAGGTTTTCAAGAGAATCAACTCCGACGAGTCCCGCCACCTGGCCGTCGACTTCGAGGTGATGGACCTCCTGGGGCACGCCGACATGCGCAAACTGCTGATCGAGCTGGTGGGAGGCTGGATCAAGCCCAGTTTCCTGGTGGGTGTGCTGAGCTACTTCCCGCTGCTGAACAAGATGCGCGACAACATCGTCGAGATGGGTGTCAGCGAAGACCGGCTCTACCAGGCGATGCGTAGGTTCCAAACCGTGGGTGAGCGAAGCGAATTCGCCCGCCGGTTGCCGATGTACCGGCTCATCTCGTGGCAGAGCCGCAAGGTGATCGACCGGACCTCCAAATACCACTGGCTGGCCGATTCGCTGGTCAAGATCACCGCTGTGATTCCGATGTCATTGGTCGAGAACACCCCGACCTGGTCGCAGGAACTGACCTACGAACCCGTCGCCTGAAGGAACCCCTGACATGACTTCTTCTTCCACGTCAGTTGCCATCATCGGTGCCGGATTCGCCGGCATCGGCGCAGCCATCCGACTCAAGGCCGAGGGCGTCACCGACTTCGTGATATTCGAGCGCGATTCACGGGTCGGCGGCACCTGGCGTGACAATACGTATCCCGGTGCGGCCTGCGATATTCCGTCCCGGCTGTACTCCTACAGTTTTGCGGCCAACCCGGACTGGTCCCACACCTATTCGGGCAGCGCCGAGATCCTCGGGTACATCGACGGCATGGTCGAGTCGTCCGGTATCGCCCCGGCAATCCGGTTCGGTCACAACGTCGTCGGCGTCTCCTACGACGCGGAGGCCGGCGAGTGGACCGTGGCCCTCGAAGGCCGCGAACCGGTACGGGCCCGGACGGTGATCGTCGCCGCAGGTCCGCTGTCCAACGCCAGCTTCCCCGACATCCCCGGGATCGACACCTATGAGGGCCACAAGATCCACAGCGCCCGATGGGACCACGACTACGATTTCGCCGACAAACGGGTCGCGGTCATCGGGACCGGAGCCAGTGGGGTGCAGATCGTGCCGGAACTGGTGAAGACGGCGAAGTCGGTCAAGGTCTTCCAGCGCACCCCAGGGTGGGTGCTTCCGCGGATCAACACCCCGACCAGTGGCTGGCTCAAGCGCCTGTACCGCAACCTCCCGCTGTCCCAGAGCATCATGAGAAATGCGTGGTTCTGGGGACACGAGTCGGTCGCCCTCGGGGTGGTCTGGGATACCCCGTTCACCCGGCTCGTCGAGGCGGTCAGCAGCGCCAATCTCCGTCTACAGGTGAAGGATCCGTGGTTGCGGCGCCAGCTGACGCCGGATTTCTCCGCCGGATGTAAGCGGCTCCTGATGACCAGCGAGTACTACCCCGCCCTTCAGGCGGACAACTGCAAGCTGGTGACCTGGCCCATCGCACGGCTGTCTCCCAACGGGATTCGCACCGTCGAAGGTATCGAGCACCAATTCGACTGCATCGTGTTCGCCACCGGGTTCGATGTCTGCAAGACCGGCACCCCGTTCCCCGTCACCGGCATCGAAGACCGGGAACTGGCCGCCGAATGGAGTCGCGGCGCCTACGCGTACCGCAGTGTGGCGGTATCGGGTTATCCCAACCTGTACTTCACCTTCGGCCCGAACTCCGGGCCCGGGCACAGTTCGGCCTTGGTCTACATGGAGGCGCAGATCGACTACATCGTCGAGGCGATCTCCACGCTCCTGCAGTACGACTGGAAGTCGCTGGACGTCCGCCCCGAGGCCCAGAACCGGTACAACGAGGACATCCAACGGCGCCTGGGCTCCACCACCTGGAACTCCGGCTGCCAGAGCTGGTACCTGACCGAGGACGGTTTCAACGCGACCATGTATCCGGGATTCGCCACCCAGTACGTCAATCAGCTCAAGACCCTCGACCTGCAGGACTACAAGATCACCGCGGCGGGCCGCGACAACATCACCGCGGCGGGCCGCGACAACGAGACCGCGGGTCGCGACCATGAGATCGGCCTGGCGCAGGTCAGCGGCGGTCCCCTGGCCACCGGATAGGATTCCGTGGTGACCGAGTACCGGATCGACGACCTGGCCAGGGAGGCGGGGACAACAACCCGGAACGTACGCGTCTACCAGGACAGCGGGCTCCTGCCGCGGCCCCAGCGTCGGGGCCGGGTGGCGATCTACACCGATCGGCACCTGCGCCAACTGC encodes:
- a CDS encoding SDR family NAD(P)-dependent oxidoreductase, with amino-acid sequence MFGIDSLLNAFRGNRRCTDAKAVVTGAGSGIGRSFALELARRGGEVMCADIDAARADETVELIDALPTGRGHAVVCDVSDRSAVEQLAKQANDIFGGPPTLVINNAGVGVGGKPVGAIGFDDWDWALGINLWGVVYGCEVFTPILREAGRGGIINVASAAGFAAAPSMAPYNVSKAGVMSLSETLAAELAGAGVAVTVLCPTFVKTNVFQDGRITPGSMNLSQQLARWTGLSPDNVAARTLDAHDGGRLYVVPQIDATVIWHLKRHFPGLYVRGAGLLGRVLPKD
- a CDS encoding ferritin-like domain-containing protein, whose protein sequence is MAMDLDNMLQMIKDRQWALIDIDWDAPGAELIDPELHAKLKPFMTDLMWIENVGARGFAALAKKAPNPTLKSIYEHFHAEEQKHANAELALMRRWGMLEDDEIPPPTVNVQLVINWLDKHSDGMGLTFLGTVIPMLEVALDGALIKFITDEVKDPVAQEVFKRINSDESRHLAVDFEVMDLLGHADMRKLLIELVGGWIKPSFLVGVLSYFPLLNKMRDNIVEMGVSEDRLYQAMRRFQTVGERSEFARRLPMYRLISWQSRKVIDRTSKYHWLADSLVKITAVIPMSLVENTPTWSQELTYEPVA
- a CDS encoding flavin-containing monooxygenase, whose translation is MTSSSTSVAIIGAGFAGIGAAIRLKAEGVTDFVIFERDSRVGGTWRDNTYPGAACDIPSRLYSYSFAANPDWSHTYSGSAEILGYIDGMVESSGIAPAIRFGHNVVGVSYDAEAGEWTVALEGREPVRARTVIVAAGPLSNASFPDIPGIDTYEGHKIHSARWDHDYDFADKRVAVIGTGASGVQIVPELVKTAKSVKVFQRTPGWVLPRINTPTSGWLKRLYRNLPLSQSIMRNAWFWGHESVALGVVWDTPFTRLVEAVSSANLRLQVKDPWLRRQLTPDFSAGCKRLLMTSEYYPALQADNCKLVTWPIARLSPNGIRTVEGIEHQFDCIVFATGFDVCKTGTPFPVTGIEDRELAAEWSRGAYAYRSVAVSGYPNLYFTFGPNSGPGHSSALVYMEAQIDYIVEAISTLLQYDWKSLDVRPEAQNRYNEDIQRRLGSTTWNSGCQSWYLTEDGFNATMYPGFATQYVNQLKTLDLQDYKITAAGRDNITAAGRDNETAGRDHEIGLAQVSGGPLATG